One genomic region from Cyanobium usitatum str. Tous encodes:
- a CDS encoding transglycosylase domain-containing protein, whose product MAKKAFEALGRRWQRFSQPGQAQLQLHLPGQASRLLPLHPGTYRIGRDNDCQICVDHPAVSREHALLERRGSHWLLSDDSSTNGLWWQGRRVQKLLLRDGDSLRFGPSQEAGLPELDFQIRPLPQLQRLLRAASLMLAAAALGGLGLQAISGLQVPIRGSLATVRGPLVLYDRQGKAIATAQAKEHRELKALQGYPRVLIDALLASEDSRFWWHPGVDPVGTGRALVTNVLGGRVLEGGSTLTQQLARSLYPDQVGQGETLGRKWRELLVALQLEARFSKRDLLLSYLNRVYLGVGWGFEDASRHYFGKPASDLKLEEAALLVGLLPSPNGYDPCFDPQAALSSRNAVLSKMGDTGRISADQARSGRRSPIRLSPQACRSSSSQRGVPFYSDQVGRDLDQLVGSEVAAEGNFLIDTYLDRNLQEQVERLLRQRLSSSKALGVGEGAVVVLDSRTGGILALAGGRDYRQSQFNRATMALRQPGSTFKLIPYLVALERGGKPSDPISCSPLRWRGQSFSSGCGGKLSLVSAFASSSNTAALRLAQRVGLDALVQKARDLGFTSPLAAVPGLALGQSEVTLLELTAAYAAIANGGVWHSPSTIRRLTDGEACSGQSSSQCRQANAPTTSQAGRRVSSEATASAMQQLLRAVVQRGTGQMASLGGQEGGKTGTTNDSRDLLFVGYEPQRHWVVGIWLGNDDNSPSRASSALAAGLWSEIIRAARS is encoded by the coding sequence ATGGCCAAAAAGGCGTTTGAGGCCCTAGGCCGGCGCTGGCAGCGGTTCAGCCAGCCAGGCCAAGCCCAACTCCAGCTGCACCTACCAGGCCAAGCCTCGCGCCTGCTGCCCCTGCACCCGGGCACCTACCGCATCGGGCGCGACAACGACTGCCAAATTTGCGTTGACCATCCGGCGGTCAGCCGCGAGCACGCCCTGCTGGAGCGGCGCGGATCCCACTGGTTGCTCAGCGACGACAGCTCAACCAACGGCCTGTGGTGGCAGGGCCGGCGGGTGCAGAAGTTGCTGCTTCGCGACGGCGACAGCCTTCGCTTCGGCCCCAGCCAGGAGGCGGGACTGCCCGAGCTCGATTTTCAGATCCGCCCCCTGCCCCAGTTGCAAAGGTTGCTGCGGGCAGCGAGCTTGATGCTTGCGGCGGCGGCCCTTGGCGGCCTTGGCTTGCAGGCCATCTCTGGCCTCCAAGTGCCGATACGCGGCAGCCTCGCCACGGTGCGAGGCCCCCTGGTGCTCTACGACCGGCAGGGCAAAGCAATCGCAACAGCCCAGGCCAAGGAGCATCGGGAGCTCAAAGCCTTGCAGGGCTATCCCCGGGTGTTGATCGATGCCCTGCTTGCCAGTGAGGACAGCCGCTTCTGGTGGCATCCCGGCGTCGACCCGGTTGGCACGGGCCGTGCCCTTGTTACCAACGTGCTCGGAGGAAGGGTGCTGGAGGGGGGCAGCACCCTCACCCAGCAACTGGCCCGCAGCTTGTACCCCGATCAGGTGGGTCAAGGTGAAACCCTTGGCCGCAAGTGGCGTGAGCTGCTGGTGGCACTCCAGCTCGAGGCCCGTTTCAGCAAGCGGGATCTACTGCTGAGCTACCTCAACCGGGTTTATTTGGGTGTTGGCTGGGGTTTCGAGGATGCCTCCCGCCACTATTTCGGTAAGCCCGCCAGCGACCTGAAGCTTGAGGAGGCCGCCCTACTGGTGGGCCTACTTCCCTCACCCAATGGCTACGACCCCTGCTTCGATCCCCAGGCGGCCCTGAGCTCCCGCAATGCCGTGCTCAGCAAGATGGGTGATACGGGCCGCATCAGTGCCGATCAGGCCCGCAGCGGCCGCCGCAGCCCAATCCGGCTTTCGCCCCAGGCCTGCCGCAGTAGCAGCTCTCAACGTGGAGTCCCCTTTTATTCAGACCAAGTCGGCCGCGACCTCGATCAACTGGTGGGGTCAGAGGTGGCGGCCGAGGGCAATTTCCTGATCGATACCTATTTGGATCGCAACCTGCAGGAGCAGGTGGAACGGTTGTTGCGCCAACGACTTAGCTCCAGCAAGGCGCTGGGGGTAGGGGAGGGGGCCGTGGTCGTGCTCGATTCGCGCACCGGCGGCATCCTGGCCCTTGCCGGTGGCCGCGACTACCGCCAGAGCCAGTTCAATCGGGCCACGATGGCCCTGCGCCAGCCCGGCAGCACCTTCAAGCTGATTCCCTATTTGGTCGCTCTCGAGCGGGGCGGTAAGCCCAGTGATCCAATCAGCTGCTCGCCATTGCGCTGGCGCGGTCAGAGCTTTAGCAGCGGCTGTGGTGGCAAGTTGAGCCTGGTATCTGCCTTTGCTAGCAGTAGCAACACGGCAGCGCTGCGACTGGCCCAGCGAGTAGGGCTTGATGCTTTGGTGCAGAAAGCTCGCGATCTTGGCTTCACTAGCCCCCTGGCGGCCGTGCCCGGATTAGCCCTCGGCCAGAGCGAGGTAACCCTGCTGGAGCTCACCGCTGCCTACGCGGCGATCGCCAACGGTGGCGTTTGGCATTCCCCCAGCACAATTCGGCGCCTTACGGATGGAGAGGCATGTAGCGGCCAGTCATCAAGCCAGTGCCGCCAGGCCAACGCCCCCACAACATCCCAAGCGGGACGCCGGGTAAGCAGCGAGGCGACGGCCAGCGCCATGCAGCAGTTGCTGCGGGCCGTGGTGCAGCGGGGTACGGGCCAGATGGCCAGTCTGGGCGGTCAGGAGGGTGGCAAAACCGGCACAACCAACGACAGCCGCGATTTGCTCTTTGTCGGCTATGAGCCTCAGCGCCATTGGGTGGTGGGTATCTGGTTGGGTAATGACGACAACAGCCCCAGCCGCGCCAGCAGCGCCTTGGCTGCAGGACTGTGGAGCGAGATCATCCGAGCAGCCCGATCCTGA
- the lspA gene encoding signal peptidase II translates to MRRLRNLAYTSAVMVLVLDQLSKALAVTNLPLGSSSAFLPGLLSLQLVRNSGAAFSLFSGNPQLLGLVSLLVSIAVAVWIQKQGQMTLTRSLGVGLLLGGALGNGLDRWRLGYVVDFLALVPVSFPVFNLADVAINLAVLCFAIELLGNHGQKGV, encoded by the coding sequence ATGAGACGGCTGCGCAACCTCGCCTACACCAGCGCTGTAATGGTGTTGGTGCTTGACCAGCTCAGCAAGGCTCTAGCCGTTACCAATCTGCCGCTCGGGAGCAGTTCAGCTTTTCTGCCCGGGCTGCTTTCCCTGCAGCTTGTTCGCAACTCCGGAGCGGCCTTCAGCCTGTTCAGCGGCAATCCCCAGCTACTTGGCCTGGTGAGCCTTCTGGTCTCCATTGCTGTGGCCGTTTGGATTCAAAAGCAGGGTCAAATGACCCTCACCCGGAGCCTTGGGGTAGGGCTGCTGCTGGGGGGAGCTCTTGGTAATGGTCTTGATCGCTGGCGTCTTGGCTATGTGGTGGATTTTTTAGCCCTGGTGCCGGTTTCCTTCCCGGTGTTCAACCTGGCCGATGTGGCCATCAACCTGGCGGTGCTTTGCTTCGCCATCGAGCTGCTGGGTAACCATGGCCAAAAAGGCGTTTGA
- a CDS encoding biotin transporter BioY, protein MRALATWSGAIAGLLLILVGGLIQAAAPLPAASGGWNLATLPITLQVPALLLTALVCGPRSGMLAAVAYLSLGLFQLPVFQGGGGAAYLLDPGFGYLAGFIPAAWLTGKLVRQQGMDDLLGLFGAAVVGLGVLQVCGIANLLLGALAGRWGPNLGILLFSYSLAPLLPQLLLCCAVALVALLLRRLLLVES, encoded by the coding sequence TTGAGGGCCCTAGCCACCTGGAGCGGCGCAATCGCCGGTCTGCTGCTGATCTTGGTAGGCGGGCTGATTCAGGCCGCCGCCCCGCTTCCGGCCGCCAGCGGCGGCTGGAACCTCGCAACCCTGCCAATCACCCTCCAGGTGCCTGCCCTGCTGTTAACCGCCCTGGTCTGCGGCCCTCGCAGCGGCATGCTCGCAGCAGTTGCTTACCTGAGCCTGGGCCTGTTCCAACTACCGGTGTTTCAGGGCGGAGGTGGTGCCGCCTACCTCTTGGATCCTGGCTTTGGTTATCTAGCTGGCTTCATCCCGGCTGCCTGGCTCACCGGCAAGCTCGTGCGGCAGCAGGGCATGGACGACCTGCTGGGTTTGTTTGGCGCCGCAGTGGTTGGGCTGGGCGTCCTGCAGGTTTGCGGCATAGCCAACCTTTTGCTGGGAGCACTGGCTGGCCGCTGGGGACCAAATCTTGGAATCCTCCTATTCAGCTACAGCCTGGCGCCCTTGCTGCCCCAGTTGCTCCTGTGCTGCGCCGTAGCCCTGGTCGCCCTGCTGCTGCGCCGTCTGCTGCTGGTGGAGTCATGA